From a region of the Candidatus Blochmanniella camponoti genome:
- the pgsA gene encoding CDP-diacylglycerol--glycerol-3-phosphate 3-phosphatidyltransferase — MDFINIPTYLTLLRVIMVPFFTVMFYLPVRWAPMICTIMFFVAAVTDWFDGFLARRWKQTTSFGKFLDPVADKVMIVAALVLIAEHFHAWWVTLPASIIIIREMIILALREWVAAIGNRNGIGVLWISKIKTFVQMLALTALLWSSDEWIVIIGIVALYASVLLTFWSMCLYLYIVRYDLFNY; from the coding sequence ATGGATTTTATTAATATACCGACATATCTTACTTTATTGCGTGTTATCATGGTGCCGTTTTTTACGGTGATGTTTTATTTACCTGTAAGGTGGGCGCCGATGATATGCACCATTATGTTTTTTGTTGCGGCTGTCACAGATTGGTTTGATGGGTTTTTGGCTCGTCGTTGGAAACAAACTACTAGCTTTGGTAAATTTTTAGATCCAGTAGCAGATAAAGTTATGATAGTTGCAGCACTTGTTTTAATCGCTGAGCATTTTCATGCGTGGTGGGTCACATTACCAGCGTCTATTATAATTATTCGTGAAATGATTATATTAGCATTACGTGAATGGGTAGCTGCGATTGGTAATCGTAACGGCATTGGGGTTTTATGGATTAGCAAAATTAAAACATTTGTACAAATGTTGGCTTTAACTGCATTACTATGGAGCTCTGATGAATGGATAGTAATTATAGGCATTGTTGCGCTATATGCCTCAGTGTTATTGACATTTTGGTCTATGTGCCTTTATTTATATATTGTGCGTTATGACTTGTTTAATTATTGA
- the lpxL gene encoding LpxL/LpxP family Kdo(2)-lipid IV(A) lauroyl/palmitoleoyl acyltransferase, whose product MRKLPVFNYSFLRPRFWLIWLGIGTLYILVLLPYPIIHYLGTRIGRITKYFMINRMRIIRRNLELCFPNLPSQEQQNLFNKNCESIGMGIFETGMAWFWSEHRIKRWFKISGLDNITQARRKKNQGILLIGMHFFTLELGARILGMLNPGIGVYRPNNNPLLNWLQTKGRLRSNKTMLDRTNIKGMIKALQHGEIVWYAPDHDYGYKNSVFAPLFAVSNAASTIGTYILTKIAKPAIVPFVARRLPNVLGYELLILPNQQDEIPLDTNVDMIKHINKVIEQVILLAPDQYMWLHRRFKTRPPGESSLY is encoded by the coding sequence ATGAGAAAACTTCCAGTTTTTAATTACTCTTTTTTGCGCCCACGATTTTGGTTAATTTGGTTAGGTATAGGAACATTATATATTTTAGTATTACTCCCTTATCCTATCATACACTATCTTGGTACTAGAATTGGTCGTATTACAAAATATTTTATGATAAATCGCATGCGTATTATTCGTAGAAACTTAGAACTCTGTTTTCCTAATTTACCAAGTCAAGAACAACAAAATTTGTTCAACAAAAATTGTGAATCGATAGGTATGGGGATATTTGAAACTGGCATGGCTTGGTTTTGGTCAGAACATAGAATTAAACGCTGGTTTAAAATTAGCGGGCTAGACAACATAACCCAAGCACGACGAAAAAAAAATCAAGGCATATTACTGATTGGGATGCATTTTTTTACTTTAGAATTAGGTGCACGAATTTTAGGTATGCTAAATCCAGGCATTGGTGTCTACCGTCCTAATAATAATCCATTATTAAACTGGTTACAAACTAAGGGACGATTAAGATCGAATAAAACCATGTTGGACCGTACTAATATTAAAGGTATGATCAAAGCTTTACAACACGGTGAAATTGTCTGGTATGCACCAGATCATGATTATGGATATAAAAACAGTGTATTCGCCCCCTTATTTGCAGTGTCAAACGCAGCGAGTACTATCGGTACTTATATACTCACAAAAATAGCCAAACCTGCAATTGTTCCTTTTGTGGCACGCAGATTACCTAATGTTCTCGGATATGAACTACTAATTTTGCCAAATCAACAAGATGAAATACCTTTAGATACAAATGTCGATATGATCAAACACATTAATAAAGTAATCGAACAAGTAATCTTACTAGCCCCTGACCAATATATGTGGTTACATCGTCGATTTAAAACCCGTCCTCCTGGAGAATCTTCTTTATATTAA